The following are encoded in a window of Amycolatopsis solani genomic DNA:
- a CDS encoding DUF2461 domain-containing protein, giving the protein MKFSGFGEYAVDFFDGLVEDNSKPYWDDHVETYKSDVRAPMEALLAELAPEFSDGFGDPKVFRPYRDVRFAKDKTPYKTHCGAVIEQGRGGGAYYVEVGPEGLRVGGGCFHLASDQLARFRKAVDTELHGEALEKILKKLEKSGWEVKGDRLKSKPRGFDADHPRLDLLRYRSVYAVRAWEPDDVLHERGALDRVKKAWRQLREFNDWARDRVGPSELPRR; this is encoded by the coding sequence GTGAAGTTCAGCGGATTCGGCGAGTACGCCGTCGACTTCTTCGACGGCCTCGTGGAGGACAACTCGAAGCCCTACTGGGACGACCACGTCGAGACGTACAAGTCCGACGTCCGGGCCCCGATGGAGGCGCTGCTGGCGGAGCTCGCGCCCGAGTTCTCGGACGGCTTCGGCGACCCCAAGGTGTTCCGCCCCTACCGTGACGTCCGCTTCGCCAAGGACAAGACGCCGTACAAGACCCACTGCGGCGCGGTGATCGAGCAGGGCCGCGGCGGTGGCGCGTACTACGTCGAGGTCGGCCCGGAGGGCCTGCGCGTCGGCGGCGGCTGCTTCCACCTGGCCTCCGACCAGCTCGCCCGGTTCCGGAAGGCCGTCGACACCGAGCTGCACGGCGAAGCGCTCGAGAAGATCCTCAAGAAGCTCGAGAAGTCCGGCTGGGAGGTCAAGGGCGACCGGCTGAAGTCGAAACCCCGCGGCTTCGACGCCGATCACCCGCGGCTCGACCTGCTGCGCTACCGCTCGGTGTACGCGGTGCGGGCCTGGGAGCCGGACGACGTCCTCCACGAGCGGGGCGCGCTCGATCGGGTGAAAAAGGCGTGGCGGCAGCTGCGCGAGTTCAACGACTGGGCCCGCGACCGCGTCGGCCCCAGTGAGCTGCCCCGGCGCTGA
- a CDS encoding DUF1801 domain-containing protein, which translates to MTHEEYFAALAEPRRGELRALHELIRECAPDLAPTMEFGVPGYGRYHYRYASGREGDAATVSLASRKSSISLYVSCVAGDRYLPELFADRLNGASVGKSCVRFKRLSDVDIGVLAELLRAAAEHPPAGAV; encoded by the coding sequence ATGACGCACGAGGAGTACTTCGCGGCGCTCGCCGAGCCACGGCGCGGCGAGCTGCGGGCGCTGCACGAGCTGATCCGCGAGTGCGCGCCGGACCTGGCGCCGACGATGGAGTTCGGCGTGCCCGGCTACGGCCGCTACCACTACCGGTACGCGTCGGGCCGCGAAGGCGACGCGGCGACCGTGTCGCTGGCGAGCCGCAAGAGCTCCATCTCGCTGTACGTCTCGTGCGTGGCAGGCGACCGGTACCTGCCGGAACTGTTCGCCGACCGGCTCAACGGGGCGTCGGTCGGGAAGAGCTGCGTGCGGTTCAAGCGGTTGTCCGATGTGGACATCGGGGTGCTCGCCGAACTGCTGCGCGCCGCGGCGGAGCACCCGCCCGCCGGGGCGGTGTGA
- the pyk gene encoding pyruvate kinase, whose protein sequence is MSRRAKIVCTMGPATATPEKMRALVDAGMDVARMNFSHGSHGDHKEVYDLIRNAAAESGRAVGVLADLQGPKIRLGTFAGGPVEWHNGDIVRITVEDVAGTHDRVSTTYKGLARDAKPGDRLLVDDGKVGLVVKGVEGPDVVCEVTEGGPVSNNKGVSLPGMDVSVPALSEKDIEDLEFALELGVDFVALSFVRSPADIDLVHQVMDRVGKGRLPVVAKIEKPEAVYNLEAIVLAFDAVMVARGDLGVELPLEQVPLVQKRAIQICRENAKPVIVATQMLESMINNSRPTRAEASDVANAVLDGTDAVMLSGETSVGRYPIETVQTMARIVEAVETDSPIVPPLTHVPRTKRGVISYAARDIGERLNAKALVAFTQSGDTVRRLARLHTRLPLLAFTPEDCVRSQLSMTWGTNTHIVPRVDSTDQMIQQVDHAMLEMGKYQKGDLVVIVAGSPPGTVGSTNLIHVHRLGEDDHA, encoded by the coding sequence GTGAGCCGACGCGCGAAGATCGTTTGTACCATGGGCCCCGCCACCGCTACGCCGGAGAAGATGCGGGCCCTTGTCGACGCTGGCATGGACGTGGCCAGGATGAACTTCAGCCACGGCAGCCACGGCGACCACAAGGAGGTCTACGACCTCATCCGGAACGCCGCCGCCGAGAGCGGCCGGGCGGTCGGCGTCCTCGCCGACCTGCAGGGTCCGAAGATCCGGCTCGGCACGTTCGCCGGCGGCCCGGTCGAGTGGCACAACGGCGACATCGTCCGGATCACCGTCGAGGACGTCGCCGGCACCCACGACCGGGTCTCGACCACCTACAAGGGCCTCGCCCGGGACGCCAAGCCCGGCGACCGCCTGCTGGTCGACGACGGCAAGGTCGGCCTGGTGGTCAAGGGCGTCGAGGGCCCGGACGTCGTCTGCGAGGTGACCGAGGGCGGTCCCGTCAGCAACAACAAGGGCGTCTCGCTGCCCGGCATGGACGTCTCCGTCCCGGCGCTGTCCGAGAAGGACATCGAGGACCTCGAGTTCGCCCTCGAGCTGGGCGTGGACTTCGTCGCCCTGTCCTTCGTCCGCTCGCCGGCCGACATCGACCTGGTCCACCAGGTGATGGACCGCGTCGGCAAGGGGCGCCTGCCGGTGGTCGCCAAGATCGAGAAGCCCGAAGCCGTCTACAACCTCGAAGCCATCGTGCTGGCCTTCGACGCGGTGATGGTCGCCCGCGGCGACCTGGGCGTCGAGCTGCCGCTGGAGCAGGTCCCGCTGGTGCAGAAGCGCGCCATCCAGATCTGCCGCGAGAACGCGAAGCCGGTCATCGTCGCGACGCAGATGCTCGAGTCGATGATCAACAACTCCCGGCCGACCCGCGCCGAGGCCTCCGACGTCGCGAACGCGGTGCTCGACGGCACCGACGCGGTGATGCTGTCCGGTGAGACCAGTGTCGGCCGGTACCCGATCGAGACGGTGCAGACCATGGCCCGGATCGTCGAGGCGGTCGAGACCGACTCGCCGATCGTGCCGCCGCTGACCCACGTCCCGCGCACCAAGCGCGGCGTGATCTCCTACGCCGCCCGCGACATCGGCGAGCGGCTCAACGCGAAGGCGCTGGTCGCGTTCACGCAGTCCGGCGACACCGTGCGCCGCCTGGCCCGGCTGCACACGCGGCTGCCGCTGCTGGCGTTCACGCCGGAGGACTGCGTCCGCAGCCAGCTGTCGATGACGTGGGGCACCAACACCCACATCGTGCCGCGGGTGGACTCGACCGACCAGATGATCCAGCAGGTCGACCACGCGATGCTCGAGATGGGCAAGTACCAGAAGGGCGACCTGGTCGTCATCGTGGCCGGTTCGCCCCCGGGCACCGTGGGCTCGACGAACCTCATCCACGTGCACCGGCTCGGTGAAGACGACCACGCTTGA
- a CDS encoding aromatic amino acid ammonia-lyase, protein MIRVDGRTLRCADVVTAARTEGPLGIDVSIAAQRAAEHAWKLAEDLSTRRVVYGRTTGVGANKDDTVESSQEHGLRLLRSHAGGSGDVLPAGQIRAMMLIRLNQLLSGRSGISPELIGALAEAVRTGALPLVHRLGAIGTGDLAPLAETALALTGQRPWVTGHVPPVPVHAGDALAFMSSNAATLAEATLAAMRLDALTRASHAVAALTYVALDGNPEAYATPVHEARPHAGQVACAAEMRRLLGMHQTPKPGRRIQDPFGLRAFPQVQGPALDAIHYLRDVLAVEINASTENPMISTVHGDAYHHAHFHTAYVSTALDQARATVHQVAELSVARLGDLVEPEFTGLRPFLAAGPAGSSGVMILEYVAHDALTELRQAALPATLGTAVVSRGIEDHASFSTQAARAATAACAAYQQVLGCELVAAVRALRMREADLVDLPVRDAFEMASEVLDESVDDRPLTDDIAAAVGVLERLARI, encoded by the coding sequence TTGATCCGGGTGGACGGCCGCACCCTCAGGTGCGCGGACGTCGTGACGGCGGCGCGCACCGAGGGCCCGCTGGGCATCGACGTCTCGATCGCCGCGCAGCGCGCGGCCGAGCACGCGTGGAAGCTCGCCGAAGATCTGAGCACGCGCCGCGTGGTCTACGGCCGGACCACCGGTGTCGGCGCCAACAAGGACGACACCGTCGAGAGCTCGCAGGAGCACGGGCTGCGCCTGCTGCGCAGCCACGCGGGCGGCAGCGGCGACGTGCTGCCGGCCGGGCAGATCCGGGCGATGATGCTGATCCGGCTGAACCAGCTGCTCTCCGGCCGCTCCGGGATCAGCCCCGAGCTGATCGGCGCGCTGGCCGAGGCGGTCCGCACCGGCGCGCTGCCGCTGGTGCACCGGCTCGGCGCGATCGGCACCGGCGACCTCGCGCCGCTGGCGGAGACGGCGCTGGCGCTCACCGGCCAGCGGCCGTGGGTGACCGGGCACGTGCCGCCGGTGCCGGTGCACGCCGGCGACGCGCTCGCGTTCATGAGCAGCAACGCCGCGACGCTCGCCGAAGCGACCCTGGCGGCGATGCGGCTGGACGCGCTGACCCGGGCGAGCCACGCCGTCGCGGCGCTGACGTACGTCGCGCTCGACGGCAACCCCGAGGCCTACGCGACGCCGGTGCACGAGGCCAGGCCGCACGCAGGGCAGGTCGCCTGCGCCGCGGAGATGCGGCGGCTGCTGGGCATGCACCAGACGCCGAAACCGGGGCGCCGCATCCAGGACCCGTTCGGGCTGCGGGCGTTCCCGCAGGTGCAGGGCCCGGCGCTGGACGCGATCCACTACCTGCGCGACGTCCTCGCCGTCGAGATCAACGCGAGCACCGAGAACCCGATGATCTCGACGGTGCACGGCGACGCCTACCACCACGCGCACTTCCACACGGCGTACGTCTCGACGGCGCTGGACCAGGCCCGCGCGACCGTGCACCAGGTGGCGGAGCTGTCGGTGGCGCGGCTGGGCGACCTGGTGGAGCCGGAGTTCACCGGGCTGCGGCCGTTCCTCGCGGCGGGCCCGGCGGGCAGCTCGGGCGTGATGATCCTCGAGTACGTGGCGCACGACGCGCTGACCGAGCTGCGCCAGGCGGCGCTCCCGGCGACCCTCGGCACGGCCGTGGTGTCGCGTGGCATCGAGGACCACGCGAGCTTCTCGACGCAGGCGGCCCGCGCGGCGACGGCGGCGTGCGCGGCCTACCAGCAGGTGCTCGGCTGCGAGCTGGTGGCGGCGGTGCGGGCGCTGCGGATGCGCGAGGCGGACCTGGTGGACCTGCCGGTGCGCGACGCCTTCGAGATGGCGTCGGAGGTGCTGGACGAGAGCGTCGACGACCGGCCCCTCACCGACGACATCGCCGCCGCGGTCGGGGTCCTGGAGCGGCTCGCCCGGATCTAG
- a CDS encoding ArsR/SmtB family transcription factor, translating to MQTFEVLAEPRRRTILDLLRDGERSVGELVDELELSQPAVSKHLRVLREAGLVTVRVAAQRRCYALRPEPLAEVDAWLAPYRQFWSERLDALERRLEETDPPPMP from the coding sequence ATGCAGACGTTCGAGGTGCTGGCGGAGCCCCGCCGCCGCACGATCCTGGACCTCCTCCGCGACGGCGAGCGCTCGGTCGGCGAGCTGGTCGACGAGCTGGAACTCAGCCAGCCTGCGGTTTCGAAGCACCTGCGGGTGCTGCGGGAGGCGGGCCTGGTGACGGTCCGGGTGGCGGCCCAGCGAAGGTGCTACGCGCTGCGGCCGGAGCCCCTGGCGGAGGTGGACGCGTGGCTGGCGCCGTACCGGCAGTTCTGGTCCGAGCGCCTCGACGCGCTGGAGCGCCGGTTGGAGGAGACCGACCCGCCGCCGATGCCGTGA
- a CDS encoding group II truncated hemoglobin, whose protein sequence is MIVDYVRYTVPEAARADFEKAAAGHHVERAPGRYLVRAPSPFGGIEGFTPDGEPERFETTTPSLYDWAGGREALVRLLTIFYRHVLEDPQLEPVFRGMDAHHAEHVAVWLGEVFGGPPAYSESHGGHAHMIGRHLGRGITEPQRRRWVSLLLDAADEAGLPADPEFRAAFAGYVEWGSRLAVLFSAPGAEPNPHEPVPRWDWPRPPWPPAGP, encoded by the coding sequence GTGATCGTCGACTACGTCCGCTACACCGTGCCAGAAGCCGCGCGGGCCGACTTCGAGAAGGCCGCGGCCGGGCACCACGTCGAGCGCGCGCCCGGCCGGTACCTGGTGCGCGCCCCGTCGCCGTTCGGCGGCATCGAAGGCTTCACGCCCGACGGCGAACCCGAGCGCTTCGAAACCACCACCCCGTCCCTCTACGACTGGGCGGGCGGCCGCGAAGCCCTCGTCCGCCTCCTGACGATCTTCTACCGCCACGTCCTCGAAGACCCGCAGCTCGAGCCCGTTTTCCGCGGCATGGACGCGCACCACGCCGAGCACGTCGCGGTCTGGCTCGGCGAGGTCTTCGGCGGCCCGCCCGCCTACAGCGAAAGCCACGGCGGGCACGCCCACATGATCGGCCGCCACCTCGGCCGCGGCATCACCGAGCCGCAGCGCCGCCGGTGGGTGTCGCTGCTGCTCGACGCCGCCGACGAGGCGGGCCTCCCCGCCGACCCCGAGTTCCGCGCGGCCTTCGCCGGCTACGTCGAGTGGGGCAGCAGGCTGGCCGTCCTCTTCTCGGCTCCGGGCGCCGAGCCGAACCCGCACGAACCGGTCCCGCGCTGGGACTGGCCGAGGCCGCCCTGGCCGCCGGCCGGGCCCTAG
- a CDS encoding glycoside hydrolase family 18 protein translates to MSRFRRKSFSALLAVAAAAGLVAGAATAPVATAATETAQASVGKVVGYFTEWGVYDRNYHVKNIETSGSASKLTHINYAFGNVTNGGCAIGDAYADYQKTYDAAGSVDGVADTWDQPLAGSFNQLKKLKAKHPGLKVIWSFGGWTWSGGFGQAAQNPAAFADSCYNLVNDPRWAGVFDGIDIDWEYPNSCGLSCDTSGAAAYKNLMGALRAKFGSQLVTSAITADGTDGGKIDAADYGGAAQYVDWYNVMTYDYFGAWAAQGPTAPHSPLTSYDGIPTAGFHSDAAIQKLKGKGVPSDKLLLGIGFYGRGWTGVTQDAPGGTATGPAPGKYEQGIEDYKVLKSSCPSTGTVAGTAYAKCGSNWWSYDTPSTIAGKLSYAKQQGLGGAMFWELSGDTTDGELITAVAK, encoded by the coding sequence ATGTCCCGTTTCCGCAGGAAGAGCTTCTCGGCGCTGCTGGCCGTGGCCGCCGCCGCGGGCCTGGTCGCGGGGGCCGCGACCGCCCCGGTGGCCACCGCCGCCACCGAGACCGCCCAGGCGTCCGTCGGCAAGGTCGTCGGGTACTTCACCGAATGGGGTGTCTACGACCGCAACTACCACGTCAAGAACATCGAGACGTCGGGCTCGGCGAGCAAGCTGACGCACATCAACTACGCCTTCGGCAACGTGACGAACGGCGGCTGCGCGATCGGCGACGCCTACGCCGACTACCAGAAGACCTACGACGCCGCGGGCAGCGTGGACGGCGTCGCCGACACCTGGGACCAGCCGCTCGCCGGCAGCTTCAACCAGCTGAAGAAGCTCAAGGCCAAGCACCCCGGCCTCAAGGTGATCTGGTCGTTCGGCGGCTGGACCTGGTCCGGCGGCTTCGGGCAGGCCGCGCAGAACCCGGCGGCCTTCGCGGACTCCTGCTACAACCTCGTCAACGACCCGCGCTGGGCCGGCGTCTTCGACGGCATCGACATCGACTGGGAGTACCCCAACTCCTGCGGCCTGAGCTGCGACACCAGCGGCGCGGCGGCGTACAAGAACCTGATGGGCGCCCTGCGCGCCAAGTTCGGCTCGCAGCTGGTCACCTCGGCGATCACCGCGGACGGCACCGACGGCGGCAAGATCGACGCGGCCGACTACGGCGGCGCCGCCCAGTACGTCGACTGGTACAACGTGATGACCTACGACTACTTCGGCGCGTGGGCCGCGCAGGGCCCGACCGCCCCGCACTCGCCGCTGACCAGCTACGACGGCATCCCGACCGCGGGCTTCCACTCCGACGCGGCGATCCAGAAACTGAAGGGCAAGGGCGTCCCGTCGGACAAGCTGCTGCTGGGCATCGGGTTCTACGGCCGCGGCTGGACCGGCGTCACGCAGGACGCCCCGGGCGGCACCGCCACCGGCCCGGCGCCGGGCAAGTACGAGCAGGGCATCGAGGACTACAAGGTGCTCAAGTCGTCCTGCCCGTCGACCGGCACGGTCGCCGGCACCGCGTACGCCAAGTGCGGCAGCAACTGGTGGAGCTACGACACCCCGTCGACCATCGCCGGCAAGCTGAGCTACGCCAAGCAGCAGGGCCTCGGCGGCGCGATGTTCTGGGAGCTGTCCGGTGACACCACCGACGGCGAGCTGATCACGGCCGTCGCCAAGTAG
- a CDS encoding 3-deoxy-7-phosphoheptulonate synthase, which produces MTLSAGPATIGDLDAARTTSISPLISPALLREDHPADAAVAKVVRQGRAETVDILEGRDDRLLVVVGPCSVHDPEAALDYARRLAAKAEEVRGELHIVMRVYFEKPRTTLGWKGLINDPDLDGTFAVNKGLRLARKLLLDVSALGLPVGCEFLDPITPQFIADIVTWGSIGARTAASQVHRQLCSALSMPVGIKNSTEGDVQVAIDATRAAAASHVFPGINTDGLAALLTTSGNPDCHVILRGHNTGPNYDAATVADTLARLAKSGLPERVIIDASHGNSGKDHVRQGEVVRELAGRISGGERGISGLMMESFLAGGRQELSLGHAEELTYGQSITDACLAWDDTAPLLDELAAAVRARR; this is translated from the coding sequence ATGACGCTCTCGGCCGGCCCCGCCACCATCGGTGACCTCGACGCCGCGCGCACCACGTCGATCAGTCCGCTCATTTCGCCCGCGCTGCTGCGTGAGGACCATCCGGCCGACGCCGCGGTGGCCAAGGTCGTGCGGCAGGGCCGCGCCGAGACGGTCGACATCCTCGAAGGCCGCGACGACCGGCTGCTCGTCGTCGTCGGCCCGTGCTCGGTGCACGACCCGGAAGCCGCGCTCGACTACGCCCGCCGGCTGGCCGCGAAGGCCGAAGAGGTGCGCGGCGAGCTGCACATCGTGATGCGCGTGTACTTCGAGAAGCCGCGCACGACGCTGGGCTGGAAGGGCCTGATCAACGACCCGGACCTCGACGGCACGTTCGCCGTCAACAAGGGCCTGCGCCTGGCCCGGAAGCTGCTGCTCGACGTGTCCGCGCTCGGCCTGCCGGTCGGGTGTGAGTTCCTCGACCCGATCACGCCGCAGTTCATCGCCGACATCGTGACGTGGGGCTCGATCGGCGCCCGCACGGCGGCGAGCCAGGTGCACCGCCAGCTGTGCAGCGCCCTGTCGATGCCGGTGGGCATCAAGAACTCGACGGAGGGCGACGTCCAGGTGGCGATCGACGCGACCCGAGCGGCGGCGGCGAGCCACGTGTTCCCCGGCATCAACACCGACGGCCTCGCGGCCCTGCTGACGACCTCGGGCAACCCGGACTGCCACGTGATCCTGCGCGGCCACAACACGGGCCCGAACTACGACGCGGCAACGGTGGCGGACACGCTCGCGCGGCTGGCGAAGTCGGGCCTGCCGGAGCGGGTGATCATCGACGCGTCGCACGGCAACAGCGGCAAGGACCACGTCCGGCAGGGCGAAGTGGTGCGGGAGCTGGCCGGGAGGATTTCCGGTGGTGAGCGCGGGATCTCGGGCCTGATGATGGAGAGCTTCCTGGCGGGTGGGCGGCAGGAGCTTTCGCTGGGGCACGCGGAGGAGCTGACGTACGGGCAGTCGATCACGGACGCGTGCCTGGCGTGGGACGACACGGCCCCCCTGCTGGACGAGCTGGCGGCGGCGGTGCGGGCGCGGCGTTGA
- a CDS encoding 6-phosphofructokinase, whose amino-acid sequence MRVGVLTGGGDCPGLNAVIRGVVRKGIEVHGWDFVGFRNGWNGPLTGDSRPLGLNDVEDILTRGGTILRSSRTNPYKVEGGVDKIKKVLADQGVDALIAIGGEDTLGVAKRLTDDGIGVVGVPKTIDNDLGATDYTFGFDTAVSIATEAIDRLHTTAESHHRALVVEVMGRHAGWIALHSGLAGGASVILVPEKHFDVDKVVSYVESRFEKEFAPIIVVAEGALPEGGEERLLTGEKDAFGHVRLGGIGTWLADEIAHRTGKESRAVVLGHVQRGGTPTAYDRVLATRFGLHAVDAVADGDFGVMVALKGTDIVRVKLSEATAELKTVPAERYEEAEVFFG is encoded by the coding sequence ATGCGTGTCGGTGTGCTGACCGGCGGCGGCGACTGCCCGGGACTCAACGCGGTCATCCGCGGCGTGGTGCGTAAGGGCATCGAGGTGCACGGCTGGGACTTCGTGGGCTTCCGCAACGGCTGGAACGGCCCGCTCACCGGGGACAGCCGCCCGCTCGGCCTCAACGACGTCGAGGACATCCTGACCCGCGGCGGCACCATCCTGCGGTCCTCGCGCACGAACCCGTACAAGGTCGAGGGTGGCGTCGACAAGATCAAGAAGGTCCTGGCCGACCAGGGCGTCGACGCGCTGATCGCGATCGGCGGCGAGGACACCCTCGGCGTCGCGAAGCGGCTGACCGACGACGGCATCGGCGTCGTGGGCGTGCCCAAGACCATCGACAACGACCTGGGCGCCACCGACTACACCTTCGGCTTCGACACCGCGGTCTCCATCGCGACCGAGGCGATCGACCGGCTGCACACCACCGCCGAGTCGCACCACCGCGCGCTGGTCGTCGAGGTCATGGGCCGCCACGCCGGCTGGATCGCGCTGCACTCCGGCCTGGCCGGTGGCGCCAGCGTCATCCTGGTGCCGGAGAAGCACTTCGACGTCGACAAGGTCGTCTCCTACGTCGAGAGCCGCTTCGAGAAGGAGTTCGCGCCGATCATCGTCGTCGCCGAGGGCGCGCTGCCCGAGGGCGGCGAGGAGCGGCTGCTCACCGGCGAGAAGGACGCCTTCGGGCACGTCCGGCTCGGCGGCATCGGCACCTGGCTGGCCGACGAGATCGCCCACCGCACCGGCAAGGAGTCCCGCGCGGTGGTCCTGGGCCACGTCCAGCGCGGCGGCACCCCGACGGCGTACGACCGCGTCCTGGCGACGCGCTTCGGCCTGCACGCGGTCGACGCGGTGGCCGACGGCGACTTCGGCGTGATGGTGGCGCTGAAGGGCACGGACATCGTCCGCGTGAAGCTGTCCGAGGCGACGGCCGAGCTCAAGACGGTCCCGGCCGAGCGCTACGAGGAAGCCGAAGTCTTCTTCGGCTGA
- a CDS encoding RNA polymerase sigma factor, which produces MSSPGEAGDDAEIIAASLRHPERFAALFDRHAAHIHRYLARRLGGQVADDLTGETFLIAFDRRDRYDPAFPGARPWLYGIATNLAGQRRRAEQREYRLRAALGPPSDHDSHADRVAERVSAQALTGPLAAALAGLAPRDRDVLLLIAWEGLAYDEVAAALAIPVGTVRSRLNRARKKVRAALAPAPAEEVSNHG; this is translated from the coding sequence ATGAGTTCACCTGGTGAAGCCGGGGACGACGCGGAGATCATCGCCGCGTCGCTCCGGCACCCCGAACGGTTCGCGGCGCTCTTCGACCGCCACGCCGCGCACATCCACCGCTACCTCGCCCGGCGGCTCGGTGGTCAGGTCGCCGACGACCTGACCGGCGAGACCTTCCTGATCGCGTTCGACCGCCGCGACCGCTACGACCCCGCGTTCCCCGGCGCGCGCCCGTGGCTCTACGGCATCGCCACCAACCTCGCCGGCCAGCGCCGGCGGGCGGAACAGCGCGAGTACCGGCTGCGAGCCGCCCTCGGGCCGCCGTCCGACCACGACTCCCACGCGGACCGGGTCGCCGAGCGGGTGAGCGCCCAGGCACTGACCGGGCCGCTCGCCGCCGCGCTGGCCGGGCTCGCCCCGCGCGATCGCGACGTCCTGCTGCTGATCGCGTGGGAAGGCCTCGCCTACGACGAGGTCGCAGCGGCGCTGGCCATCCCGGTCGGCACCGTCCGGTCGCGCTTGAACCGCGCCCGCAAGAAAGTCCGCGCCGCACTGGCGCCCGCGCCCGCCGAGGAGGTCTCGAACCATGGATGA
- a CDS encoding CU044_5270 family protein, whose amino-acid sequence MDEMQLLRDFAGPAGLPGRDDLAGARARLLATATARPRRRHRRALWGWITAAGLAAAAAAVVVLTPSAPPAPRAETDPVKVLYQAAAAARARPDVEPRPDQFVYTRTLLADGRENEFWVSADGTHDGLEILFGHETEVAGCRDGKRVQKEGRGRTATSRCEPRPAAHPDLPTDADAMLAYLHRSTYGEGDTLHDLGNEVVDLAGGYLRPAARAALYEAVAKVPGLILRAGAKDATGRPVLGITWNSTTERGIGNQDEFLFDPVTFAYRGSGTTGAVLSQGIVDAVRQRP is encoded by the coding sequence ATGGATGAGATGCAGCTGCTGCGCGACTTCGCCGGACCGGCCGGGCTCCCGGGGCGCGACGACCTGGCCGGCGCGCGGGCCCGGCTCCTCGCCACGGCGACGGCGCGTCCCCGGCGGCGGCACCGGCGCGCGCTCTGGGGCTGGATCACCGCGGCCGGGCTCGCCGCGGCGGCCGCCGCCGTCGTCGTGCTCACGCCGTCCGCCCCGCCGGCTCCCCGGGCGGAGACCGACCCGGTGAAGGTCCTGTACCAGGCCGCGGCGGCGGCGCGGGCCCGGCCGGACGTCGAGCCGCGGCCGGACCAGTTCGTCTACACCCGGACGCTGCTGGCGGACGGCCGGGAAAACGAGTTCTGGGTGTCGGCGGACGGCACCCACGACGGGCTCGAGATCCTCTTCGGGCACGAAACCGAGGTCGCGGGCTGCCGCGACGGGAAGCGCGTGCAGAAGGAAGGCCGCGGGCGCACGGCGACCAGCCGGTGCGAGCCGCGTCCGGCCGCCCACCCGGACCTGCCGACGGACGCCGACGCCATGCTCGCCTACCTGCACCGGAGCACCTACGGCGAAGGCGACACGCTGCACGACCTCGGCAACGAGGTCGTCGATCTGGCCGGCGGCTACCTGCGGCCGGCGGCACGGGCCGCGCTCTACGAGGCCGTGGCGAAGGTGCCCGGGCTCATCCTTCGCGCCGGCGCGAAGGACGCCACGGGCCGGCCGGTACTCGGGATCACCTGGAACAGCACGACCGAGCGCGGGATCGGCAACCAGGACGAGTTCCTGTTCGACCCCGTCACTTTCGCCTACCGCGGCTCCGGCACGACCGGGGCGGTGCTGAGCCAAGGGATCGTCGACGCCGTGCGGCAGCGGCCGTGA
- a CDS encoding winged helix-turn-helix transcriptional regulator: MKRYHCATELAVDLIGGKWKPVILAHLKEGAHRYGELRRRVPGVSEKMLTQQLRELAADGLVRRVEFDGRVPRVEYHLTAVGEELRPALTALYEWGERRAAERGITFEPAPDHP; this comes from the coding sequence GTGAAGCGGTACCACTGCGCGACGGAACTGGCGGTCGACCTGATCGGCGGCAAGTGGAAGCCGGTCATCCTGGCGCACCTCAAGGAAGGCGCCCACCGCTACGGCGAACTGCGGCGCCGCGTGCCGGGCGTCAGCGAGAAGATGCTGACCCAGCAGCTGCGCGAGCTGGCGGCGGACGGCCTGGTGCGCCGGGTCGAGTTCGACGGCCGGGTGCCGCGGGTCGAGTACCACCTGACGGCGGTGGGGGAGGAGCTCCGCCCCGCGCTGACGGCCCTGTACGAGTGGGGCGAGCGCCGCGCGGCGGAGCGCGGGATCACCTTCGAGCCGGCGCCCGACCACCCCTGA